The Aedes albopictus strain Foshan chromosome 1, AalbF5, whole genome shotgun sequence genomic interval ATATCCGAGAAGTGATAGTATCAAGCGGATTGGCGGACGCCAAAGATTCAAAAACTCCACTAGATCCTGGTTACATCAAGAATGAAAGCGAAGGGACGCCCTTATCCAGTAATGCAGAGTATCAGAAATTGATCGGGAAAGTCCTGTATGTAGCTGTGAATACTAGGCCGGACATTTCAACCGCAGTATCGATTCTGAGTAGGAAGACAAATCATCCCACCCACGAGGACTGGAACGAATTGAAACGCGTGGTACGGTACCTCAAGGGGACAATCAACTACCGATTACGTCTAAGCAGGAAAGGAGAGGTCGGCGCCATCACCGGTTACTCTGATGCAGACTGGGCTGAGAACCGGGATGATCGGAAATCGTATAGCGGTTTCGTGTTTCAAGTTAACGGAGGTACGGTGAGTTGGGCTTGCCGCAAGCAGTCTTGTGTGTCGCTATCAACAGCGGAAGCCGAGTTCATCGCTCTTGCAGAGACAGCGCAGGAGGCTCTATGGTTGAAGTTACTGCTGCAAGAACTGAATGATGAACAACGAGTTGTCATCTACGAAGATAATCAGAGTTGTCTGAAGATAATCGAAAGGGAGAAACTAACCCGAAAAATGAAGcatattgcaacaaaatttcattttaCTAAGGACCTTATCGAGAAACAAGAAATTGAATGTATCTACTGCCCGTCCGAAGACATGGTAGCAGATTTGTTAACGAAGCCATTGCAGCGCATCAGATTGGAGAAGTTGGTCAAGCTGATCGGACTTTCTATTACCGTTTAGGAGGAGTGTTGTAGCGGAAACGGAAATGGTCACAGTAGGCATCCAATCTAATGTCAATTAGTCTTTAGAAAAATACACTCATTCCTATTTGTTCGTTCATACTAACTGTACGTGTTTAATTCACTGCGAGTCACACACTCTACAAGAGAAGGATATTTAATACATTATAATGCAATAATGTTTCTGAATATAATATGCAGACAAGGATGATCTGCTGGAAAGAACCATTACCGGAATCTAAATTACTTGTATcgataaagaacagcctatatacaaAATCAAGAACATTCCCCTTCCGgaaaaaatcaaattcatggaAGTGAAAGGTTATTTCGAAAATAAGAGATCCAAAATAATGTACCACTaacaagtttgccttctttccATTGAAGGTTgttctttaatttttctccagagggaaaatatatttcacatattctttatgccaaatgtcctttatgccaaatgtccttatgccaaacggccttatgccaaacgtaccagacccgcgccgccatgagcctctggttctgcctctgctgcgatgttctgcAGGGTTCCAatgtaacgcttgtttgcagatttcattCCTGCTCCCgcttagagtgtggccgacccacatccactttcgctccagaatatctgtcgctatcgacttttAATAACATCGACGAGGGAGCTccgcgttggagatccaattgtgaggccaccatgcacgaatttatACCGCAGACATCCTCCTAGAGGCATCTCTAAAtccttctgaatgaatccctaaagaatttattgaagatatctttgaagaaaatcctgaagagatctctaaagcgatttctggagaaatccttaattgcaattttagaggaatctgaaggaatttgaatctttgaaagaatcctgtaggaatcttcgaagaaacttctggttATTCCGTTCATTCAATAAAAAATGTCCACTTTTGCAGAATTCATAAAATAGATTAAATGAATAATAACCAACTTTTGCAATTCCTCGTCCACAGCCCTGTGCCTATACTCGCTAGTGTTCATGCGCTTCGCCTGGAAGGTGCAACCGCGCAATCTGCTACTGTTCGGGTGCCACATCACCAACTTCACTGCCCAGAGCATCCAGGGTGGCCGGTGCTTGGAGTACAACTACCTGGGTGGTAACAAACGTgcacagcaacagcaacagcaaacgAATGATTCCCCTGCCGAGGCACAGAAAAAGTAGGCAAAAGGCAGCCGAACCGTTGGGTGGAAATCTCTCGAATGGATCAACAACAATCGAATCGAACCTAGAACAATTTTTAGCAAACGAGATCTAACTATGTGCGGGGTGGGGAAGAAAGTGTTTGGCACATCTATTATACTAGTTAGTTAACAGAAGCTGTTTTGTCAAGCCTTAAAGGTGCTGCTTTCGTGAGAGTAGGGAATATGATTCTGGTAGTTCACTAGCTTTAACTATTGTTTCGGAACTTTTTGTGTTTGTTGTTTTGTGGAGCTTGTAACAAGGCCCAGTGTGTCCTCAGTACTACTTATATGGGTACTATTAGTTTACGGGGGAAAAGTGAAACAAACGGGAGCTCGGGAAAAAGAGGGGTTAGAGCGCAAACAAATTTTTAGAAACATACAACACTTGACAAACAGGATACAAACTTTTACAAACGCACTTTTGCACGAATCGTAGTCTTTCCATAGTTGCACTATTATGAAAATTTAAAGTTAAGAAAAATTAAGATGTAACATAAAACAGGAAATTGTAGCCGGGAAACTCAGGATTAACTTCAGCCAATGTTCAATAGAAATTTAAAACCCAACGCTCAACCCACTTCTGAGTTTTCATACCATAGTGGAGATTACTACAATTGAACCTATTGTAATAAAAGACATAAACCATTTAATTACGTACTCTTGTAATAGACCCAATGAACAACAATCAAACAGATTCAGTTGCCAATAATGTTGATCTTCTCGCCATAAGTGGTCCTTGAATCCTATATCTTTAGCaacaactggttatcgaaaaagtatACCGAAACCGCACATCACGTAACCAGACAGAGACAACGAGGCGAGATCAATCGGAAAGTACGGGCACACTGTTTTACGGGAAACTATTTTTTGTACATATGTGAAGCAGGTATTTTCACAATAAATGTCTTACTGAAAAGAACTTTTAAACTGCCTATCAAGCGTCGAACTTCTTGTAGATGACAATCCAGATTATGAAAAGAACAACAAATTGCAGGAATCCTAAAACTGCTGAAATAATCTAAGTCTTTGTTGGAGAGAATGGAAAGGAAAGAAAAGGTCTGGGAGAAAGAGGGTGCCATATTCGTTGCCATTTCGATATTCCTACAACTATATCCTTGTCATCTACCATATACTTTGTTGTTGGTAGACAATTCTCCGTACAAACAGAAGAACATGTTGAAAAGTAGATTCAAAACAATATTCCAGGATGTGATATGCAATGACAACCTCAGTTAACTTACTTTGAAACATACCATCAATAATATTGACATTCAAACACCAGCTCTTGCTGATTGGTTACAAGTCACAATTCGAACAAATACATCAAATTTGGCATAAATTTTCACAACTTACTACTCTAATGACTGGATCAAACGGAAATCTAAATCTCATACGTAGACATTTCGGTACTTACCCCTAACAGTCTGTCGAAAGCTTCTCTCCCTACGGAATGATCAGTTGGTCTTCGTCACTGGCGAATGCGTCCTGATCGTCGTCCATATCTTCCTCGTCCTCGTCCCCTTCTTCCCCAAATTCCTCGCCCATTTCGTTCTTGACACCGAATTCCAACTCTCCCTCACCCCCCGTCGCATCCTGGCTAGTGTCTTCCACCGGATCCTGTTCACCCTCCATTCCGGGCAGTTCCTGCAGACACGAGCCCATGTCCAACCCTTCGTCATCCTCTTCCATCATGGGGTGCTCGTGTTCGCTACCCCGATCCTCGAACGACTCGAAACGGCCCTCGATGACGATGAACACCTTACACTTGGTGCACTTCCACGCCATGCGGCCATCGCTCATGAACCGATCCGACGAATAGCGGTAGCCTTTGTACAGGACGAACCGCTGGCCCCGTTTTCCCGGAATGAGTTTGTAGTACACCTGCTCGCTGGTTTTGGCGTCCGTCATGTAGCCCTCGATTACCGTTTCTTTGGCGTAGTCGTCCTGTTGGGTGGAGTAAAAACAAGATGCAAGTCTTTAGTTAGCATCGTATGTATGGTATGTATCTATCAATATGTGAGCCACATGTATTTATTGATTAGAAATGCGAAAAGCTTGGTCATTTTAAGAGATACTGTAGGAAGTGTCTAGAAATAAAGCCACCTTTACTACCTATGGCCACATAATTGTCCCAAATGAATCCAAGAACAAGAAGCTGCGCTATGACAACCTTAGAGGATTGTTTCGTTTCAACAGAGTCGTACCAGGACTCAAGACAGCACCCGGAACCTTATTCAATGTCCGTTTAGCGATAATCTGATTGCTTTCGGAAAGGGCTGGAAATCTTGGTAATTTGAAGACTATCACATAAATTTAACCACCATCGAGAATTACCGAGCTTCGATTTTTCCTTGGGGCGGTGATTTTTTACGGAAGATTCGTTCGAAACATGCACAACCTACGGCATCCAATGAAATAAAAGCATGTCCGCCCAGCAACAAATCAAATGAGAGTGGGAATCTAAATGCCAGCAATTTTTCGACGAATTCTAGATGATTCTCCAATCCAACGTGCTGCTAACTCATTATGACCCCAAGCTACCGATAATTGTTGCAGCAGATGCATCTAGCACAGGAATCGGTGCGGTTATTGTCCATAAGTTTTCAAACAGCAGTTGGAAAGCAATCCAACATGTTTCCAGAGCACTAACTCCAGCGGAAACAAATTACGGTCAACCGGAAAAGTAGGGACCAGggagatctggtgtgatggttaaagcacgtgactatcacgccgaggacctgtgatcgaatcccactcccgactaactcgcaaaatgtgagttcttccttcggaagggaagtaaagcgtgggtcccgaaataaaaaaaaatctcattactACAGAAAGAAAAGCAAAAACATTTCCGACTGCCATGTCCAGATCGCCAACAtaaagaccataggtgcaaccagaggagattatcaccaaagctaatgactcaataaaccacccatcgttctgccaAAGAACAGTAAGTAGATGCTCCCAATACAGTTCAATACCATATTAACCCAAGTATTAACCTAGGATCTctttcgaagatattagtttgctcactaataaatctgttaagaatatcaatttggtttcatttgaataaaattcaccacgaccaGTGTACGCAGTATAtaccaccgcaagcgaaaaataggcaagaaagatggcacggcaacaacgctttgttttttcgttagcagataatgacaaaatcgctcccgagtttgttcacaacaaaaacggtaggaatatttgtctcgttctattcacatcgtgattttcgcattgttttacaactgaaactcaactctgaggtttgcaagagtcttggTTCGTcctaatgcttatgaattcgatgatgtgggtcgaaaatttcagcagaaaagccggaatatcagcacacgcacggcaagtgatgtttgttttattgttctcatcgcctgacatgcgtttgttgtggagcgcctttgttaccaacatgcaccgcttaggacaaagcgtttgtttttcggcgtgatccgtttttcataccctgaCCACGACATATGAAGGACCATGGagaagtttcttccgaaattctatcagcagttcgttctggaattcctcaaggagtttcctttgggattcccatttttgagaatccctccctttttaattccttctgggatttctccaagaatttcctttgggattccatttgagatttcctcctttttgtattccttccggagttccttcttcaattccaccaaaagttccttctgagatttttccgggagttttttttaaggattttctaaaagtttatccatggtttccttcgcgagttcttcggacatctcttcagagatttgaaacggaattccttttgagattcaatCAGatcttctttctgggtttcctgatGAAGTCCCTtgcgggattcctcccggagttccttcttgaacactcatttttatgttttgtgctaacgtaagaactaactgacattcacaagacgccACGCGAGacaaacacttatcgttcttaaaccatttgacgattgtaagaacgaaaagtgtttgtcttgtctcgcgtcgcgtcttgttaagatccttcttggtttccttcaggaattccctcagatattcattccgagatctctgtaggaaacccctccggcattcttcCAAAACCacttcaggagttgcttctgggattcctccaggagttttttttttttttggattccttcaagaataccttcctggattcttcttgggagtttcttctgggattcctcgaggatttattcaggattttttttttcagcactcctCCCGGAACTTTtcccggcatccctccattcgctcctttcggaattccttcaggattttctttctaaggtttcaccaggagttctatctggatatcttccgggattccccaaaagttattttcgggattccttcaaaaatttcttccgagattccttcaataattactTAAAGcaagtaattgtaattgtaattgtaatttttattgaaaactagctgtcccggcaaactttgtcttgccaagctgtagtggtttgacaactattgagGCCAGtgcagcatggcactctagattggtttcatttcgatcatgttgatcttcctcccagttcataaaaaatcagtatgtTGCCGACAAGTAAGCCATGGCACAGGCCCACGTAAGAAATTTTCATTCCCCTAACAACCATTGTTATAGCGAGATCAATAAAACAGTTGTGTGAAAAACAGTTTTGCGAAGTATTATTCCGAGAAGTAGCAGTAGTAGAGAAAGTAGTGAGTAGTAGTAGTAGAGAAAGTAGTGAGTGAAGAATCGCGAGGATTGATTCCGTGTTCCCGGCAAAGGACGATCCAGTGTTCCCAGCGAGGATCGATTCCCGTTTCCCAGGTGAGCCCATCCTGTCGGTGTGACCCCGAGCGAGCCCCTGAAACATTGGTCCTTCTTTCCCGTTTCCCAGGTGAGCCCATCCTGTCGGTGTGACCCCGAGCGAGCCCCTGAAACATTGGTCCTTCTTTCCCGTTTCCCAGGTGAGCCCATCCTGTCGGTGTGACCCCGAGCGAGCCCCTGAAACATTGGTCCTTCTTTCCCGTTTCCCAGGTGAGCCCATCCTGTCGGTGTGACCCCGAGCGAGCCCCTGAAACATTGGTCCTTCTTTCCCGTTTCCCAGGTGAGCCCATCCTGTCGGTGTGACCCCGAGCGAGCCCCTGAAACATTGGTCCTTCTTTCCCGTTTCCCAGGTGAGCCCATCCTGTCGGTGTGACCCCGAGCGAGCCCCTGAAACATTGGTCCTTCGAGAACAAACGTCCAGTTTATATGGAAAGTCACCTGCAACGGCCAAAAAGGTGCAACGCAGGTACAGTGCCAAAAAATCTAGTAGATTATTATATCGAAATCCCGAAATTAGAACGAGAAGCGAGAATGCAGCGAACCCCGGTTACCAAATCCGTACTTCCGGAGGTGTCTCGCGTTGCTGATAGCGTTAGTAATAAGCAGGGTAAAGAGAGTAAGTTGGTGTCGGAATCGCTGAGAAGTTTCGCGTCCGGTAGCAGGCGATCGCATAAAAGCAAAGCAGCGGCGTCGGTTACTCAAAGTCAAATCAGAGCTTTGGAGCTCGTCGACGAACTGGAGGAAGAAGAACTGCGCGTCTCCTTAGAGCAAGATAGGATTGTTGCTGAGCAGCGGCTGGAAGCACTGAAGATCCAGAAAGACCTGGAGCTCAAACGTGAGCAGAAAAAAgcggaattcatcaagaaaaaaCGAGAACGAGCAGTTCAGATGAGCGAGCTACGATCGTGCTCAGGCGTGTCAAGCTGTAGCTCTACGCAACGTGTACAGGACTGGTTGAACAGAAATGTGACTCCAGCGATCGAAATCAAAGACGACAATGAACATGTTGAGccagatgcagcagcagcagcaaacagCGTAAACGAGGTTTTGTGTCACGCGTTAAAGGCACTTCAGAATCGACACGTCAAGGATCAACCCAAGGATCTACCAACGTTTTCTGGAAATATCATGGACTGGCCAATATTCGAAAACGAATTCAAGACGTCGACCGCCGAGTTCAAGCTGACGGATAGAGAAAATCTCAGAAGGCTGAACAACGCTCTGCAAGGGAAAGCTCGAAAAACTGTAGAGTGTTTGTTGTCGGCCTCCGAAAACGTTGGACTAATCATGCGGATGCTCAAATCGAATTTCGGACGTACTGAGTGGGTAGTGGCGAACAGACTGGAGTTGCTACGCAACCTTGACTACGTGAAGGAAGGTAATATCGAGTCTTTCCGAGTTTTCTATAACGCTGTCATTGGAACTGCGGTGGCGCTGAAAAATGTTAATGCGGAGGCGTACTTGATGAATCCTGAGCTGATATCGCATCTGGCAGAGAAGTTGCCCGCTTTTAGCAAGCAAATGTGGGTGCGGCATAAAGCGTTTCTGATGAAGCAAGATACCATCGtcgacttccaggaattttcgcgGTGGTTGGAGGATGAGATGGAGAATCAGTTGGCGAGTATGAACCCTCTCTTTCTCAACAAAAAAGATCGCAAGGATATACCGTTCGCGAGATCAAAGCCTCCTGTGTTGAACGTGAACACTCGTACTGCAGACCAGAGAGGACAGTGTCCTTTGTGCAGTTCGAACGACCATCTGAGCCTGGTGAAGTGTGAGCAGTTCGTCAAACTATCTGTGGAACAACGGCGGTCTGCTGCAAGATCCTGTAAGGTATGCTATATATGCTTGAAGCAGGACCATTCTCGTAGTGATTGCCGATCCAACAAAACCTGTTCAGTGTGCAATAAGAACCATCACGAGCTAGTGCATTCGGACAAGGAGTACAGGAAGTCAGTTCGCAAGTTCGGTAAGAAAGAACCTGAGGATATTTGCCATGTTAACGGAAGGAACGAGAAAACTCTTCTGCGTGTTGGTAAGGTTAGGATCCGCAGCCAAGGTAGAGTTCAGGACGTGTTCGCCCTTTTCGATGAAGGATCTTCTATCTCGATGATCGACACGGAGCTAGCCGATAAAATGGATCTCCACGGACCGGTATCTCCTGTAACATACCGCTGGACAAATGGAATAACACACCAGGATTCGAGGTCGATGCTGTTATCCTTCGAAGTTTCTGGACCAAGCGAACAAGCTAAATGGCACGAAGTGAACAACGTACGGACCATTACGAACATGAATCTTCCTCGTGTGAACCTCGACATCGCCAGGATCAAGAGTTTGTATCCACTCCTTGACGAGGAGAAGCTGATTGTTCTGCAAAATGCCACACCTAAAATGCTGATAGGATCAAACAACGCCGGTCTCATAGTTCCATTGAAAACTGTGCAATATTCGTTAAGAGGTCTACAACTGACGCGTTGTCATCTTGGATGGACAATCCACGGAGAAATTGAGCCTGCGACAGTGGACACTGCTGACCAATTTCACGTTTTCCTCTGCAATAACAATGAAGATCTGGAGCTGACGGAGCAAATAAAAGAGTTGTATAAAATTGAAGACTTCGGCATCCGAGATCAAGGTCCAAAAATATCCGAAGAAGATGAACGAGCATTAGACATCATGAACCGCACACTGAAGCGTCGCGACGACCGTTTTGAAGTTGGTCAGATTTACCGATACAACAACTTCACGTTTCCTGACAGCAAACCGCAGGCACTCCGCCGCCTGACCATCATGGAGAAAAAAATGGATGCAGACCCGAAGTTCGCCGAGCAATATTGTCAAAAAATTGAAGATTACGTGACAAAAGGCTACGCACGGAAGCTGAATCCCGAGGAGATGCACGAACCACCAAATACCTGGTATTTGCCGCATTTCAGCGTTATGACTGCAAACAAATTTAGGCTGGTGATGGATGCCAAAGCAAAATCACACGGATTTTCCCTGAACGACCTTTTGTTGAAAGGACCTGATTTCGTTCCGTCTTTGATTGCAGTATTAATGCGCGGTAGACAGAAAAAAGTGGCGTTTATGGCAGACATCAAGGAAATGTTCCATCAGGTGCAGATACGAGAGGAGGATCAGAATTCTCAACGGTTCTTCTGGCGTGGCATGAACCGTACAGAGCCTCCTGAAGTCTACGTAATGATGGCGATGATTTTTGGTGCAGTATCGTCTCCTTCTATTGCACAATTTATCAAAAACTTCAATGCGAAGGAACTAGAAGATCGTTTCCCTGGAATACTGCGTCCAATAGTCAAACAACACTATGTGGATGACTATTTTGATTCGACGGATACTGAAGAACAAGCCATTGGATTACTGAAAAATGTTGTAGCGGCTCACGAACATGGCGGTTTCAAGCTGGTTAAATTCGTTTCCAACTCCGAAGCTGTGCTGAAATCTCTTGACCCGTCGTTGAAAGCTGAACCGAAAGCAGAAGTTCGTGTTCTAGGTCTTCAGTGGAATCTTCACACCGATGAAATGGTGTTTCCGTTGGATTTTCCGAAGCTTGACGTTGCTCTTCGAACAGGTGAAGATATTCCCACCAAGCGACAATTACTGCAGTTCATGATGGGAATTTTCGATCCGTTGAACGTTTTGAGTCCCATCACAATTCATTTGAAGATACTTTTCCAAGATTTGTGGCGTTTACAAACTGATTGGGATGATAAAATACCCGATGGCTTGGTACCAAAATGGAAGGAGTGGCTTCAAGAAACCGCGAAGTTAAAAGAAATCAGAATTCCGAGGTATTATTTTCCCGATGTTCCGTCCTTTGG includes:
- the LOC109623083 gene encoding mitochondrial pyruvate carrier 1, coding for MAAALGRKLVDSLKSKEFRDYLMSTHFWGPVANWGIPIAALADIKKDPKIISGTMTTALCLYSLVFMRFAWKVQPRNLLLFGCHITNFTAQSIQGGRCLEYNYLGGNKRAQQQQQQTNDSPAEAQKK